GAACACATTTGTTTCTAATAAATTGTGCGGTACGAATCGCTTCATCAATAGCTAGGTATTGCTCCTTAGTTCCGTTTATTAGCTTGGCTTCTCTAATTAACATGACTCAATCTTACCACAGAATATTCTAGATAAAACTTTTTCATGATGGATTTCTTCTAGGGGGGCTAAATTCTGGGGCTTTCCACTCGCTTTTCGGTAAAGGTATTGACCGTTGACTGTTGACCTTGCCTATTGCCCATTAACTGATGACTGATTTACAGAACTTTAGCAATTGCGGTGAATTTTTTACACGATCTTTAAATAGGGGGGTTGACCCCCTACACTAAAAAGGTTATATTATGCTATGTAGATGCACCCTGATGGTAGGGAGAGTTGCCAAGGCGACTCTCTCTTTTTTATTGGCGGTTGACGATTTTTTCCCGCAAACCCCACAAATGTCTTACCACTGCGGGGATACGCTTAAAGAGGATACAGCAGACAGGAGACAGGAGAATAAATCAACTGCTCACTGTTTCCAATTGTTTAGACCATTGCAGGTTCGGGTTTTAATAGACCATGAAGAATTTGTGCGGGAGGGTTTTGATGAGGCCATGCAAAGGCATGACGAAAGGCGGCTTGTTGACAAGCTTGTAATTCTTCAAACCCTAGAATATCAAGAGTTAATAAATTCTCGTATTCAAAGGGTAAACGCACGTTATGTAACCCGGCGTTATCGGTACAAATTGCAATATCAACTCCCGCATCAAAACAGCGTTCAAAAACAATTTTTAATTGCTGAATATCCTTGAGGGTTCCGGTTTTAATGTAGGTCGTGGGACAGACTTCTAAACACTGGTTTTGACGCGCTAATTCCGGTAATAATTCCGGGTGTAATAACGGAATTTGGATACCGTGACCAATTCGCATTAAATAGGGCAATAATTCAGGATAACAACCTTGTGGGGTTTCATATAAATGTCCGGTGGTTTTTAACCCCAAGGATAAGGCGTATTTGTACAAATCAATAAACTCATCTAACCGTTGAGCATAATGATTATCACCTCCGGCGATATCAATAGCACAAACATATTCAGGCATTTGTGCAGCTAAATCAATAATAGCTCGGTTGACTTCAAGCGGAAGTCGGGTGTGCATACATAAAATTTGGCTGGTAATAATTGGAGTATCGCTGCTTTGACTGGCTTTTCCTACGACTTCCACAATTTCAGCCATACAATCAATTCGTTGGGACTGGCTGAGATGTTCAGGTGTTCGTAAATAGGGGGTATAGCGTAATTCTAAATACGCCAAATTTTCAAAAGTATAAGCACCCCGCATCAACCGATAAATAAAATAGGGGAGGGTTTCAACAGTCTGCACACTTTCAACCATTGTATGCAGTTCTAAATATTCATCTAAGGTGTTGCGGGGTTTGGTATAAAAATCCTCAAACTGTTCATATTCTACAAACCCTTCAGTTAACGGAGAGTTATGACGTTGGAAATACCGCCACAGAATACGCGGTACAACTGAACCCCCTAAATGGCGATGTAACTCGGCGTGTAACGGCATAGTGACTCTTAAATATAGGTTAAAACAATGGCGATCGCGCTACCCGTTTAAACATCTCTTGACTAACAGGATTAACGGATCAGGATATTGAGCATTAACGATAACACAACCCTCAAAAAATATGGGGTCAAAACTAATGTTTTTATGAAAATTCTTATTTTTTAGGAGAATCACCCAAAACCCATTTTTATTTGTTATAGTTCGAGGGAACAGGGAATAGGGAACAGGGAACAGGATTTACAAATGTCCTAACTGTAATCCGTAGTGCTATAAAATAAAATTTTGGATAAAAATTAATAAATTAGAAAAAAAATACTTTTGCTACTTGTTTTCAGATTGAACTCAAAAAACGAGATAGTCTGTAGTAGAGACGCGCCATGTCGCGTCTCTACAGGGTTCAACGAGGGTCAACAACCCACCACTGACTTGAGTACAAGTACAGTGGGGGCTTGAAATACAGCCCTAGTTCGTACCCGCCTAAGTCTTAACTGACTCCGTTATTTGGATGAACTATTGGGTAACAGTTCACAAAACTTAATTTGACAGAGTTTCCTAAATAACAGATAATCAGGATTTGTGTAAACTGTCGGAGTGAAAACTCTCTTGGCTAACGTAGTTGTTATCGGTGCCCAGTGGGGCGATGAAGGAAAAGGTAAAATCACCGATCTGCTCAGTGGTTCAGCAGACGTGGTTGTCCGCTACCAAGGTGGCGTAAATGCAGGTCATACGGTTGTTGTTGACAATCAAACCTTCAAACTGCATCTGATTCCTTCAGGCATCTTATATCCCGATACCGAGTGCATTATCGGTTCAGGAACCGTGATTGATCCTAAAATTTTAATCGAAGAACTGGATCAACTCGAATCCTTGGAGATTTCTACCCAAAATTTGATGATTTCCCAGACCGCCCATGTTACGATGCCTTACCATCGCCTCTTGGATCAAGCATCAGAAAAACAACGGGGATCGCAAAAGATTGGGACAACGGGCCGGGGAATTGGCCCGACCTACGCCGATAAGTCTGAACGCACCGGAATTCGGATTATTGATTTGATGGAAACTGAGAGTTTACCCGATCAATTGCGCTGGACGATTAACAATAAAAACGTTATCCTCGAAAAGCTTTATAACCATCCTCCTCTCGACCCGGAAGCGGTGATTGCGGAATATTTGCAATATGCAGAACGGTTGCGTCCCCATGTCGTCGATGCGTCACTGAAAATCGACGCAGCAGTGCAGGCTCGACGGAATATTTTATTTGAAGGGGCACAGGGAACCCTGTTAGATTTAGATCATGGAACCTATCCCTATGTGACCTCCTCTAACCCTGTAGCAGGCGGTGCTTGTGTGGGAGCCGGAGTTGGCCCGACGATGATTGACCGGGTAATTGGGGTGGCGAAAGCCTATACAACCCGGGTCGGTGAGGGGCCATTCCCAACGGAAATGGTGGATGGGATTGGCCAGGTCTTGTGCGATCGCGGTGCAGAATTTGGAACCACAACCGGACGTCAACGCCGTTGCGGTTGGTTTGATGCGGTGATTGGTCGTTATGCGGTTAGAATTAACGGTTTAGATTGTTTAGCCATTACCAAATTAGATGTTTTAGATGGCTTAGAGGAAATTAAAGTTTGCGTTGCCTATGATATCGATGGAGAACGGTGCGAACATTTCCCCAGTAGTGCGCGAACCTTTGCTCGGTGTGAACCGATTTATGAAACTGTTCCGGGTTGGAAAGAATCAACCGCAGACTGTCGGAAATTAGAAGATTTACCCCAAGCCGCACTCAGTTATCTGAAATTTT
The sequence above is drawn from the Planktothrix serta PCC 8927 genome and encodes:
- a CDS encoding adenylosuccinate synthase; this translates as MANVVVIGAQWGDEGKGKITDLLSGSADVVVRYQGGVNAGHTVVVDNQTFKLHLIPSGILYPDTECIIGSGTVIDPKILIEELDQLESLEISTQNLMISQTAHVTMPYHRLLDQASEKQRGSQKIGTTGRGIGPTYADKSERTGIRIIDLMETESLPDQLRWTINNKNVILEKLYNHPPLDPEAVIAEYLQYAERLRPHVVDASLKIDAAVQARRNILFEGAQGTLLDLDHGTYPYVTSSNPVAGGACVGAGVGPTMIDRVIGVAKAYTTRVGEGPFPTEMVDGIGQVLCDRGAEFGTTTGRQRRCGWFDAVIGRYAVRINGLDCLAITKLDVLDGLEEIKVCVAYDIDGERCEHFPSSARTFARCEPIYETVPGWKESTADCRKLEDLPQAALSYLKFLAELMKVPIAIVSLGASRDQTIIVEDPIHGPKRALLDADGQPITVGG
- a CDS encoding adenosine deaminase: MPLHAELHRHLGGSVVPRILWRYFQRHNSPLTEGFVEYEQFEDFYTKPRNTLDEYLELHTMVESVQTVETLPYFIYRLMRGAYTFENLAYLELRYTPYLRTPEHLSQSQRIDCMAEIVEVVGKASQSSDTPIITSQILCMHTRLPLEVNRAIIDLAAQMPEYVCAIDIAGGDNHYAQRLDEFIDLYKYALSLGLKTTGHLYETPQGCYPELLPYLMRIGHGIQIPLLHPELLPELARQNQCLEVCPTTYIKTGTLKDIQQLKIVFERCFDAGVDIAICTDNAGLHNVRLPFEYENLLTLDILGFEELQACQQAAFRHAFAWPHQNPPAQILHGLLKPEPAMV